The proteins below are encoded in one region of Methanosarcina barkeri 3:
- a CDS encoding oligosaccharyl transferase, archaeosortase A system-associated, with protein sequence MSSQDHPVLSFKDKIKSSWPYTLTVAIIGFVSLWIRTGPSDTVFLSDGSVRFMTNDAWYHMRTLRALLENYPHRIFFDPMTNYPNGSYIHFGPLFDQIMAIISLILGMGHPSSHLVDTVGAYFPAVLGALTVIPVYYIGKYIGGHKTGILAAILIAFAPGQFLTRSMIGFTDHHVAESLFSTLFMMFFMLALISAKERKLRFEDVFNKKFSVLKGPFIYSVLAGVMYSAYQLCWPGGSLFLFIVLVYAIFQYILDNFRNESSDYLGFTGIVTCLVSTILILPFVHPDMGFSLYYYSWFHVVTAIGAMAGFAALSLIEREFKRKKMRAYYYPLLILGAGILGLIITKIASPSLYSLIINAPNTVFGIQQGGPSTILEASSIFYESNKYRVFTLSKVFLHFTPIGFLASVIGILILAAGLFRKPKPQEVLLLIWSLLILFAIYGQNRFAYYYSINVSILSAYLGGLLLDTVKWKEIDQKFKSSVKSPEDVPKAFKLIKVQQIFIILAIVLFLIYPVYGSAMLYSNTIKSTGSNEPNQPWMEACDWLRSNTPDPGMNYNAVYEAPNSGEMFQYPDTAYGVMSWWDYGHYIEIIGHRMPNANPFQAGVGGRRVSINETNQPGAATFLTAPSEEEASAVLEAIDPRPDKAGARYIMSDAKMATSIFGSITTWTLDTEGYYQAYRTGSQYQSIPTARYFNTMEAKLHIFDGNGLKQYRMVHETKAYQTDELGYKQVYNYFYGGKLPEVYTGYVKVFEYVKGANITGTASPNESVKINTTILTNQGRTFDYSQSTTADSQGRYELTVPYSTEGPIANQTQFDTAPSGPYVLSYGDTTKEVRVSEEAVLKGEEIKV encoded by the coding sequence ATGAGTTCTCAGGATCATCCTGTATTATCATTCAAAGATAAAATTAAGTCCAGCTGGCCTTATACTCTGACAGTTGCGATAATCGGTTTTGTGTCTCTATGGATTAGAACAGGTCCTTCAGATACGGTATTCTTATCCGATGGGTCCGTAAGGTTTATGACCAATGACGCCTGGTACCATATGCGTACTTTAAGGGCTCTGCTTGAAAACTACCCCCACAGGATATTCTTCGACCCAATGACCAATTATCCTAATGGGAGTTACATACATTTCGGCCCATTGTTCGATCAAATAATGGCTATTATCTCCCTGATTCTTGGAATGGGACATCCAAGTTCTCATCTTGTTGACACTGTTGGAGCCTATTTCCCTGCAGTGCTTGGAGCTCTGACTGTCATTCCGGTTTACTACATAGGAAAATATATTGGAGGACATAAGACAGGGATTCTGGCTGCAATTCTGATTGCGTTTGCTCCGGGACAATTTCTGACCCGTTCAATGATTGGTTTTACAGACCATCATGTTGCAGAATCATTGTTCAGTACACTTTTCATGATGTTCTTCATGCTGGCTTTGATTTCGGCTAAGGAAAGAAAGCTGCGTTTTGAAGATGTGTTTAATAAAAAGTTCAGTGTCCTGAAAGGGCCTTTTATATACTCGGTTCTGGCTGGTGTAATGTATTCAGCATACCAGCTTTGCTGGCCAGGAGGATCGCTTTTCTTATTCATCGTTCTTGTTTACGCAATATTCCAGTACATTCTGGACAATTTCCGGAATGAATCAAGCGACTATCTTGGATTTACAGGCATAGTCACTTGTTTAGTAAGCACAATACTTATCCTTCCGTTTGTCCATCCTGACATGGGCTTTTCTCTTTATTATTACTCATGGTTCCATGTTGTCACTGCTATTGGGGCAATGGCAGGTTTTGCGGCTTTGAGTCTTATTGAAAGGGAATTCAAAAGAAAGAAAATGAGAGCTTATTACTACCCTCTCCTTATCCTCGGAGCAGGAATTCTCGGACTTATAATTACCAAAATCGCATCTCCATCTCTTTATTCTCTAATAATAAACGCACCAAATACCGTTTTCGGAATCCAGCAGGGAGGACCTTCCACAATCCTGGAAGCTTCTTCTATATTTTATGAAAGTAACAAATATAGAGTCTTTACCTTATCGAAAGTCTTTCTACATTTCACCCCTATAGGATTCCTTGCTTCTGTAATAGGAATATTAATTCTGGCTGCAGGTCTATTCAGAAAACCAAAACCTCAAGAAGTGCTACTTCTTATCTGGAGTCTCTTAATTCTTTTTGCAATTTACGGCCAGAATCGTTTTGCATATTACTATTCAATAAACGTTTCAATCCTGAGTGCTTACCTTGGAGGTCTGCTGCTTGACACAGTTAAATGGAAAGAAATTGACCAGAAATTCAAGAGTAGTGTAAAATCGCCCGAAGATGTCCCGAAAGCCTTTAAACTCATCAAAGTACAGCAGATCTTTATAATCCTGGCAATAGTATTATTTTTGATTTATCCAGTGTATGGATCTGCAATGCTATATTCAAATACGATAAAGTCAACTGGCTCAAACGAACCCAATCAACCGTGGATGGAAGCTTGTGACTGGCTACGTTCAAATACTCCAGACCCTGGTATGAACTACAATGCCGTTTACGAAGCTCCGAACAGCGGAGAAATGTTCCAGTATCCAGATACGGCATATGGTGTTATGTCATGGTGGGACTACGGGCACTATATAGAGATAATTGGTCACAGGATGCCAAATGCAAACCCCTTCCAGGCCGGAGTAGGAGGACGCAGAGTAAGCATTAACGAGACAAACCAGCCAGGAGCTGCAACCTTTCTCACAGCCCCATCTGAAGAAGAAGCAAGTGCAGTGCTTGAAGCCATAGATCCAAGGCCTGACAAAGCAGGTGCACGCTATATAATGTCTGATGCTAAAATGGCTACAAGTATATTCGGATCAATTACTACCTGGACTCTTGATACTGAAGGGTACTACCAGGCATACCGGACAGGTAGCCAATATCAGAGCATACCTACTGCTCGATATTTTAATACCATGGAAGCAAAACTGCACATTTTTGACGGAAATGGCTTGAAGCAATACCGTATGGTTCACGAGACTAAGGCTTACCAAACTGACGAGTTGGGGTACAAACAGGTCTACAATTATTTCTACGGAGGTAAACTCCCTGAGGTATATACAGGTTATGTCAAGGTCTTCGAGTACGTTAAAGGCGCAAATATAACAGGAACGGCTTCTCCCAATGAAAGTGTTAAAATAAACACAACAATCCTTACAAATCAGGGAAGAACCTTTGACTATTCACAGTCAACAACTGCAGATTCCCAGGGAAGATACGAACTCACAGTGCCTTATTCAACAGAAGGTCCGATTGCGAATCAAACTCAATTCGATACTGCACCTTCAGGACCCTATGTATTGAGTTATGGAGATACGACAAAAGAAGTGAGAGTAAGTGAAGAAGCCGTATTAAAAGGAGAAGAGATAAAGGTCTGA
- a CDS encoding oligosaccharyl transferase, archaeosortase A system-associated produces MSSQDHPVSSFKDKIKSSWPYTLTVAIIGLMSLWIRTYPSDTVFLSDGSVRYTANDAWFHMRTLRVLLENYPHRMFFDPMTNYPNGSYIHFGPLFDQMMAITSLILGMGHPISHLVDTVGAYFPAVLGALTVIPVYYIGKYIGGHKTGILAAIVIAFAPGHFLLHSMIGSTDHHIAESLFSTFFMMFFMLALISAKEKKLRFEDVFNKNLKVLKEPFIYSVLAGVMYSAYQLCWPGGSLFLLIVLVYAVFQCILDNFQNESSDYLGFTGIITCLVSTILILPFVHPDMGFSLYYYSWFHVITAIGAMAGFAALSLIQRESKRKKMKTYYYPLIILGAGILGFIFIKVLSPSLYSLIINAPSTIFGIQQGGPSTIGEASSMFRIGDKIVLSEAYKYFTPTGFLASLLGIVILAANLFRKPKPQEVLLLIWCLLILFAIYGQNRFAYYYSINISILSAYLGGLLLDKVKWNELDQKFKNTVKLPEDIPKAFKFIKVQQIFAVLAIVLFLIYPVYGSAILYTKISNGTPDQWVEACDWLRSNTPDPGMNYNAVYEAPKNGEMFQYPDTAYGVMSWWDYGHYIETIGHRMPNANPFQAGIGGRRVSINETNQPGAATFFTAPSEEEASAVLEAIDPRPDKAGARYIMSDARMATVMFSAIPKWTLDTEGYEQAYWIGNQYQSIPTARYFNTMKAKLHIFDGNGLKHYRMVYETEAYQSNEVAYKQVYNYFYGGKLPEVDTGSVKIFEYVKGANITGTASPNETVKISTTILTDKGRTFEYTQSTTTDSQGRYEFTVPYSTEGPIAGQTQFDTAPSGPYVLSYGDTTKEIKVSEETVLKGEEIKV; encoded by the coding sequence ATGAGTTCTCAGGATCATCCTGTATCGTCATTCAAAGATAAAATCAAATCCAGCTGGCCTTATACTCTGACAGTTGCGATAATCGGTTTAATGTCTCTATGGATAAGAACATATCCTTCAGATACGGTGTTCTTATCCGATGGGTCTGTAAGATATACGGCTAATGATGCCTGGTTTCATATGCGTACCTTAAGGGTTCTGCTTGAAAACTACCCCCACAGAATGTTTTTCGATCCCATGACCAACTATCCTAACGGGAGTTATATCCATTTCGGCCCACTATTTGATCAAATGATGGCAATTACTTCCCTGATCCTAGGTATGGGTCATCCCATTTCTCATCTTGTTGATACTGTTGGAGCTTACTTTCCTGCAGTGCTCGGAGCTCTGACTGTCATTCCGGTTTACTACATAGGAAAATATATTGGTGGGCATAAGACAGGGATTCTGGCTGCAATTGTAATCGCATTTGCTCCAGGACATTTTCTATTACACTCAATGATTGGCTCTACAGACCATCATATTGCAGAATCGTTGTTCAGCACTTTCTTCATGATGTTTTTCATGCTTGCCTTGATTTCGGCAAAGGAGAAAAAGCTGCGTTTTGAAGATGTGTTTAATAAAAACTTAAAAGTCTTGAAAGAGCCTTTTATATACTCGGTTCTGGCTGGCGTAATGTATTCAGCATACCAGCTCTGCTGGCCAGGAGGCTCGCTTTTCTTATTGATCGTTCTTGTTTACGCCGTATTCCAGTGTATCTTAGACAATTTCCAGAATGAGTCAAGTGACTACCTTGGGTTTACAGGCATAATCACATGTTTGGTAAGTACAATACTCATCCTCCCGTTTGTCCATCCTGACATGGGATTTTCACTTTATTATTACTCCTGGTTCCATGTTATTACTGCTATTGGGGCAATGGCAGGCTTTGCGGCTTTGAGTCTTATTCAAAGAGAATCAAAAAGAAAGAAAATGAAAACTTATTATTACCCACTTATAATCCTTGGAGCTGGTATTCTTGGGTTTATATTTATTAAAGTTTTATCTCCATCACTTTATTCTCTAATTATAAACGCACCAAGCACTATTTTTGGAATTCAACAGGGGGGACCCTCTACAATTGGTGAAGCTTCTTCTATGTTTCGCATAGGTGATAAAATCGTCCTGTCGGAAGCTTATAAATATTTTACTCCTACAGGATTTCTTGCTTCTTTACTGGGGATAGTTATTCTGGCTGCAAATCTATTCAGAAAACCAAAACCTCAGGAAGTGTTACTTCTTATCTGGTGTCTTTTAATTCTTTTTGCAATTTACGGACAGAACCGCTTTGCATACTACTATTCTATAAATATATCAATCCTGAGTGCCTATCTTGGAGGTCTGCTGCTCGATAAAGTGAAATGGAACGAACTTGACCAGAAGTTCAAAAATACCGTAAAATTGCCCGAAGATATTCCGAAGGCTTTTAAATTCATCAAAGTACAGCAGATATTTGCAGTCCTGGCCATAGTATTATTTTTGATCTATCCTGTATACGGATCTGCAATTTTATATACAAAAATTTCGAACGGTACACCTGATCAGTGGGTGGAAGCCTGTGACTGGCTCCGTTCAAACACCCCAGACCCTGGTATGAACTACAATGCCGTTTATGAAGCCCCGAAAAACGGAGAGATGTTCCAGTATCCTGATACGGCTTACGGTGTCATGTCATGGTGGGACTACGGGCACTACATAGAGACAATAGGGCACAGGATGCCAAATGCTAATCCGTTCCAGGCAGGAATAGGAGGCCGAAGGGTAAGCATCAACGAGACAAACCAGCCAGGTGCAGCAACCTTTTTCACAGCCCCATCTGAAGAAGAAGCAAGTGCAGTTCTTGAAGCCATAGACCCGAGGCCTGACAAAGCAGGTGCACGCTATATAATGTCTGATGCCAGAATGGCTACAGTTATGTTCTCGGCAATACCTAAATGGACTCTTGATACTGAAGGGTACGAGCAGGCTTACTGGATAGGTAACCAATATCAGAGCATACCTACTGCCCGATATTTCAATACCATGAAAGCAAAACTTCACATTTTTGACGGAAATGGCTTGAAACATTACCGTATGGTCTACGAGACTGAAGCCTACCAGAGTAACGAAGTCGCATATAAACAGGTTTACAACTACTTCTACGGAGGCAAGCTCCCTGAGGTAGATACAGGTTCTGTCAAGATATTCGAGTACGTCAAAGGTGCGAATATAACAGGAACGGCTTCTCCTAACGAAACTGTTAAAATAAGTACTACAATCCTTACAGATAAGGGACGGACCTTTGAATACACTCAATCAACAACTACAGACTCTCAGGGAAGATACGAATTTACAGTGCCTTATTCAACAGAAGGTCCGATTGCAGGCCAAACACAATTTGATACTGCACCTTCAGGACCCTATGTATTAAGTTACGGCGATACCACAAAAGAAATAAAAGTAAGTGAAGAAACTGTATTAAAAGGAGAAGAAATAAAGGTATGA
- a CDS encoding oligosaccharyl transferase, archaeosortase A system-associated, whose amino-acid sequence MSSQDHPVSSFKDKIKSSWPYTLAVAIIGFISLWVRTLPSNTVFLSDGSVRFATNDAWYHMRTLFVLLENYPNRMFFNPMTNYPNGSYIHFGPLFDQMMAITSLILGMGHPSSHLVDTVGAYFPAVLGAIIVIPVYYIGKYLGGHKTGVLAAILIAFAPGQFLTRSMIGFTDHHVAESLFSTLFMMFFMLALISAKERKLRFEDVFNKKFSVLKEPFIYSVLAGVMYSAYQLCWPGGSLFLFIVLVYAIFQYILDNFRNESSDYLGFTGVVTCLVSTILILPFVHPDMGFSMYYYSWFHVITAIGAMAVFAALSLIEREFKIRKINTYYYPLLILGAGILGLIITKIASPSLYSLIINAPSTVFGIQQGGPSTIGEATSIFYQNGAFTLYKAFSNFTTTGFLASILGMFVLAANLFKRPKPHELLVLVWSFFILLAIYGQNRFAYYYSINVSILSAYLGGLLLEKVKWNDLDQKFKSNVKSPSDVPGALKLVKIEQVFAVLFILIFLIYPVYGSAMLYSNTIKSTGSNEPNQPWMEACVWLRSNTPDPGMNYNAVYEAPKNGEMFQYPDTAYGVMSWWDYGHYIETIGHRMPNANPFQAGVGGRRVSINETNQPGAATFFTAPSEKEASAVLKAIDPRPDKMGARYVMSDAKMATSIFGAMPAWTLDTDGYYQAYWTGSQYQNIPSTRYFNSMESRLQIFDGNGLKQYRMVYETEAYQTDEVGYKQVYNYLYGGKLPEVDTGYVKIFEYVKGANITGTASPNESVKINTTILTNQGRTFEYSQSTTADSQGRYEFTVPYSTEGPIANQTQFNTAPSGPYVLSYGDMTKEVKVSEEAVLKGEEIKV is encoded by the coding sequence ATGAGTTCTCAGGATCATCCTGTATCATCATTCAAAGATAAAATCAAGTCCAGCTGGCCTTATACTCTGGCAGTTGCGATAATCGGTTTTATATCTCTATGGGTTAGAACACTTCCTTCAAATACGGTGTTCTTATCCGATGGATCCGTAAGGTTCGCGACCAATGATGCCTGGTACCATATGCGTACCTTATTTGTCTTGCTCGAAAATTACCCCAATAGGATGTTTTTCAATCCCATGACCAACTATCCTAACGGGAGTTACATACATTTCGGCCCATTGTTCGATCAAATGATGGCTATTACCTCCCTGATTCTTGGAATGGGACATCCAAGTTCTCATCTTGTTGATACTGTTGGAGCCTATTTCCCTGCAGTGCTAGGGGCCATTATCGTCATTCCGGTTTACTACATAGGAAAATACCTGGGAGGACATAAAACCGGAGTTCTGGCTGCAATTTTAATTGCGTTTGCTCCGGGACAGTTTCTAACCCGTTCAATGATTGGTTTTACAGACCATCATGTTGCAGAATCACTGTTCAGTACACTTTTCATGATGTTCTTCATGCTGGCTTTGATTTCGGCTAAGGAAAGAAAGCTGCGTTTTGAAGATGTATTTAATAAAAAGTTCAGTGTTTTGAAAGAGCCTTTTATATACTCGGTTCTGGCTGGTGTAATGTATTCAGCATACCAGCTGTGCTGGCCAGGAGGATCGCTTTTCTTATTCATCGTTCTTGTTTACGCAATATTCCAGTACATTCTGGACAATTTCCGGAATGAATCAAGCGACTACCTTGGATTTACAGGTGTAGTAACCTGTCTGGTAAGTACAATACTTATCCTTCCATTTGTCCATCCGGATATGGGCTTTTCTATGTATTATTACTCATGGTTCCACGTTATCACTGCTATTGGGGCAATGGCAGTTTTTGCGGCTTTGAGTCTCATAGAAAGGGAATTCAAAATAAGGAAAATAAATACTTATTATTACCCTCTGCTGATTCTTGGAGCAGGAATTCTCGGACTTATAATTACCAAAATCGCATCTCCATCCCTTTATTCCCTAATTATAAATGCTCCAAGCACTGTTTTTGGAATTCAACAGGGAGGACCTTCCACAATTGGTGAAGCTACTTCTATATTCTACCAGAACGGCGCCTTTACCCTGTATAAAGCTTTTTCAAATTTCACTACTACGGGATTTCTAGCTTCTATACTCGGGATGTTTGTTCTGGCTGCAAACCTGTTCAAAAGACCAAAGCCCCACGAATTGCTTGTTCTTGTCTGGAGCTTCTTTATTCTCCTTGCAATTTATGGCCAGAATCGTTTTGCATATTACTATTCAATAAACGTTTCAATCCTGAGTGCCTACCTTGGAGGCCTGTTACTTGAAAAAGTAAAATGGAACGACCTTGACCAGAAGTTCAAAAGTAATGTAAAGTCACCTTCAGATGTCCCAGGTGCATTGAAACTTGTCAAAATCGAGCAGGTTTTTGCAGTCCTGTTTATATTGATATTTCTGATTTATCCCGTATATGGATCTGCAATGCTATATTCAAATACGATAAAGTCAACTGGCTCAAACGAACCCAATCAACCGTGGATGGAAGCTTGTGTCTGGCTCCGTTCAAATACTCCTGATCCGGGAATGAACTACAATGCCGTTTACGAAGCTCCGAAAAACGGAGAAATGTTCCAGTATCCAGATACGGCATACGGTGTTATGTCATGGTGGGACTACGGGCACTATATAGAGACAATAGGCCACAGAATGCCAAATGCAAATCCCTTCCAGGCAGGGGTAGGAGGACGCAGAGTAAGCATTAACGAGACAAACCAACCAGGCGCAGCAACCTTTTTCACAGCCCCATCTGAGAAAGAAGCAAGTGCAGTGCTCAAAGCTATAGATCCAAGGCCTGACAAAATGGGTGCACGTTATGTAATGTCTGATGCCAAAATGGCTACAAGTATATTCGGGGCAATGCCTGCCTGGACTCTTGATACTGATGGGTACTATCAGGCTTACTGGACAGGTAGCCAATATCAAAACATACCTTCTACCCGATATTTCAATTCCATGGAATCAAGACTGCAGATTTTTGACGGAAACGGCTTGAAGCAGTATCGTATGGTTTACGAAACTGAGGCCTATCAAACTGACGAAGTAGGGTATAAACAGGTCTATAATTACTTATACGGAGGCAAACTCCCTGAGGTAGATACCGGCTATGTCAAGATCTTCGAGTACGTTAAAGGTGCAAATATAACAGGAACGGCTTCTCCCAATGAGAGTGTTAAAATAAACACGACAATCCTTACAAATCAGGGAAGGACCTTTGAGTACTCGCAGTCAACTACTGCAGATTCTCAAGGAAGGTATGAATTCACAGTGCCTTATTCAACAGAAGGTCCGATTGCAAATCAGACTCAATTCAACACTGCACCCTCAGGGCCCTATGTGTTGAGTTATGGCGATATGACAAAAGAAGTGAAAGTAAGTGAAGAAGCCGTATTGAAAGGAGAAGAAATAAAGGTATGA
- the hacB gene encoding homoaconitase small subunit — MMKNPIIGRVWKFGDDVDTDVIIPGKYLRTKDMQVFAAHAMEGIDPEFAKKVKPGDIIVAGSNFGCGSSREQAPLALKHAGIACIVARSFARIFFRNAINVGLPLIEADIECQEGDEIKVDLLKGEVTVSGKTTYEGNKLPDFLLQILADGGLVAHRKKIQIEQRE; from the coding sequence ATGATGAAAAACCCTATTATAGGTCGAGTCTGGAAATTCGGAGACGATGTCGACACAGATGTAATCATTCCCGGAAAATACCTGCGGACCAAAGATATGCAGGTTTTTGCAGCTCATGCAATGGAAGGCATTGACCCCGAATTTGCAAAAAAAGTGAAACCGGGAGATATCATTGTAGCAGGCAGCAATTTCGGCTGCGGCTCTTCAAGAGAACAGGCTCCCCTTGCTTTAAAACATGCAGGTATAGCATGTATTGTCGCAAGATCTTTTGCAAGGATCTTTTTCAGAAATGCAATTAATGTAGGGCTACCTCTTATTGAAGCCGATATCGAGTGTCAGGAGGGCGACGAAATAAAGGTTGACCTGCTAAAAGGCGAAGTTACAGTTTCAGGAAAAACCACTTACGAAGGAAATAAACTACCGGATTTTCTTCTCCAAATACTTGCTGACGGCGGGCTTGTAGCTCACAGAAAGAAAATCCAGATCGAGCAAAGGGAATAA